A window from Ardenticatena maritima encodes these proteins:
- a CDS encoding adenylate kinase family protein — MCQHIVLIGPPGSGKGTQARYLHACLGHHIIGAGDLLRREMDAGTPLGAIIATYVQAGHLAPLPILMQLVEQEIRALPPERGIIFDGIPRSRTQAAALDDILRRYQRSIDAAIHLRVPDQVVRQRLQARGRPDDTPAVIRERLRIYHARRPELLDYYRRRGVLVEVEGDKNATPDDVFQRIRAALHLTCRQEEPDDHTHTPA, encoded by the coding sequence ATGTGCCAACATATCGTCCTCATCGGACCGCCCGGCAGCGGCAAGGGAACGCAGGCGCGCTACCTGCACGCCTGCCTGGGGCATCACATCATCGGCGCGGGCGATCTCCTGCGGCGCGAAATGGACGCCGGCACACCGCTCGGCGCTATCATCGCCACCTATGTCCAGGCGGGGCATCTCGCGCCGCTCCCCATCCTCATGCAACTCGTCGAGCAGGAAATCCGCGCCCTGCCCCCCGAACGCGGCATTATCTTCGACGGCATCCCCCGCTCACGCACCCAAGCCGCCGCGCTCGACGACATCCTGCGCCGCTACCAACGCAGCATTGACGCCGCCATCCACCTGCGCGTGCCCGACCAGGTGGTGCGCCAACGCCTGCAAGCCCGCGGACGCCCCGACGACACGCCCGCCGTCATTCGCGAACGGCTGCGCATCTACCACGCCCGCCGCCCCGAACTGCTCGACTACTACCGCCGCCGGGGCGTGCTGGTTGAAGTGGAGGGCGACAAAAACGCCACCCCCGACGACGTCTTCCAGCGCATCCGCGCCGCCCTGCATCTCACCTGTCGCCAGGAGGAACCCGATGACCACACCCACACACCCGCCTGA
- a CDS encoding glycosyltransferase family 2 protein translates to MEQRKPTKLSIIIPVFNEERTLRDILERVRQAPTAGLEREIIAVDDGSTDASPQILREEAQRGDIRVFFHTHNQGKGAAIRTALNNVTGDIVLIQDADLEYDPREYPKLLEPILEGRAHVVYGSRFLGGPRKAMLFWHMVGNKMLTFVTNVLYDSILSDMETCYKVFRTEVIRPIPLRSRRFEFEPEITAKILKRGYRIYEVPISYNGREYEEGKKITWRDGIVALWTLIKYRFVD, encoded by the coding sequence ATGGAGCAGCGAAAACCAACCAAACTCTCCATCATCATTCCCGTTTTCAACGAAGAACGCACACTCCGCGACATTCTCGAACGCGTCCGACAAGCACCAACCGCCGGGCTGGAACGCGAAATCATCGCCGTTGACGACGGTTCAACCGACGCCTCGCCCCAGATTTTGCGTGAAGAAGCCCAGCGAGGTGATATTCGCGTCTTCTTCCACACCCACAACCAGGGGAAAGGCGCCGCCATTCGCACCGCCCTCAACAACGTCACCGGCGATATTGTGCTCATCCAGGACGCCGATTTGGAGTACGACCCGCGCGAGTACCCCAAACTGCTTGAACCCATTCTCGAAGGGCGCGCGCACGTGGTCTATGGAAGCCGCTTCCTCGGCGGACCACGCAAAGCCATGCTCTTCTGGCACATGGTGGGCAACAAAATGCTGACCTTTGTCACCAACGTGCTCTATGACTCAATCCTGAGCGACATGGAAACGTGCTATAAAGTCTTCCGCACTGAGGTGATTCGCCCCATTCCCCTGCGCTCACGCCGCTTTGAATTCGAGCCGGAGATTACCGCCAAAATTCTGAAACGGGGATACCGCATTTACGAAGTGCCCATCAGTTATAACGGGCGAGAATACGAAGAAGGCAAGAAAATTACCTGGCGCGATGGCATTGTTGCCCTCTGGACGCTCATCAAATACCGTTTTGTTGACTAA
- a CDS encoding peptidase MA family metallohydrolase encodes MWTRLRLAFAAILLLLLLTASWGQGVPPTSAQTSAAWVHLDVPPLRLHALPHTYAAHHLPDLAREAQASLNRIAARLDMPVTTPLDIYFVERIFWQGGVAYGSKVIISWPARNYLRIPIAAYLDHELTHALASRLTQPDGETNALLAEGLAVWATGGHYGVEPIHHIAAALARSPNYITIPDLADNLHAYQHETAYIEAGSFVGYLVETYGLETVKRLYASANTPERIIGRTYAQLERDWLTWLRPIPNDPAIAHWFDLRVRIFDAMRTYQETFDPAARELPPEPSNWTAEHVRTYAHTTQDPFAIVLETLLADINAAHRCGDLDAAESLLQRLTTAMRARAPTDADLHARLETVLAVQNARRWAQGDPTAAPPTPAVLLWAPLLALAERTGARLTITDLATLSPNHAVATLLIEKRWSDTSLVLQWQTTNTGTKWLITAITEQTQRSRDLCTKSPIASTTNRHSRTSTLVWLKPMRASSW; translated from the coding sequence ATGTGGACCCGCTTGCGCCTGGCATTCGCTGCCATCCTGCTGCTCTTGCTGCTCACCGCTTCCTGGGGGCAGGGCGTCCCCCCCACCAGCGCCCAGACCAGCGCCGCCTGGGTTCACCTGGACGTGCCCCCTCTGCGCCTGCACGCCCTGCCGCACACCTACGCCGCCCACCACCTACCCGACCTCGCCCGCGAAGCCCAGGCTAGCCTCAACCGCATCGCCGCCCGGCTGGACATGCCCGTCACCACCCCGCTCGACATCTACTTTGTCGAACGCATCTTCTGGCAAGGCGGCGTCGCCTACGGGAGCAAAGTCATCATCAGTTGGCCCGCCCGCAACTACCTGCGCATCCCCATCGCCGCCTACCTCGACCACGAACTCACCCACGCCCTTGCCTCGCGCCTCACCCAACCCGACGGCGAAACCAACGCCCTGCTTGCCGAAGGGCTTGCCGTCTGGGCGACAGGCGGGCATTACGGCGTCGAACCCATCCACCACATCGCCGCCGCCCTGGCTCGCTCCCCCAACTACATCACCATCCCCGACCTTGCCGACAACCTGCACGCCTACCAGCACGAAACCGCCTACATCGAAGCCGGCAGTTTCGTCGGCTACCTGGTCGAAACCTACGGGCTGGAAACCGTCAAACGCCTCTACGCCAGCGCCAACACCCCCGAACGCATCATCGGGCGCACCTACGCCCAACTCGAACGCGACTGGCTCACCTGGCTGCGCCCCATCCCCAACGACCCCGCCATCGCCCACTGGTTCGACCTGCGCGTGCGCATCTTCGACGCCATGCGCACCTACCAGGAAACCTTCGACCCCGCCGCGCGCGAACTGCCGCCCGAACCATCCAACTGGACCGCCGAACACGTCCGCACATACGCCCACACCACGCAAGACCCCTTCGCCATCGTGCTCGAAACCCTGCTCGCCGACATCAACGCCGCCCACCGTTGCGGCGACCTCGACGCAGCCGAGAGCCTGCTCCAACGCCTCACCACCGCCATGCGCGCCCGCGCCCCCACCGACGCCGACCTGCACGCCCGCCTGGAAACCGTGCTCGCCGTGCAAAACGCCCGCCGCTGGGCGCAGGGCGACCCCACCGCCGCGCCCCCCACGCCCGCCGTCCTGCTCTGGGCGCCCCTGCTGGCGCTCGCCGAACGCACCGGCGCACGCCTCACCATCACCGACCTGGCAACGCTCTCCCCCAACCACGCCGTCGCCACGCTGCTGATTGAAAAGCGCTGGTCGGATACTTCACTCGTGCTACAATGGCAAACAACCAACACCGGTACAAAGTGGCTCATCACCGCCATCACAGAGCAAACACAAAGGAGTCGAGACCTATGCACAAAGTCGCCGATCGCGTCTACTACAAACCGGCATTCAAGAACATCAACCTTGGTCTGGTTGAAACCGATGAGGGCGTCGTCCTGGTAG
- a CDS encoding M24 family metallopeptidase, translating to MSTHRFHRLQTAIANADFDLVALVPGANLTYAANVAVHRSERLHMLCIPAEGEPVVIAPALEAPAWDGLPVRVFTWRDETGPSAILRDVVSLYGWGSAHWAIEFNNMRYGEAEAIRRAAPNAVFSPAEPLLTRLRMCKDADELASLREAIRITETALQRAIEAVAPGVSERHIANVLRMAFFELGSEGLAFEPLVVAGPRSAHPHAHPGDRAIQPGDVVIIDCGGVSHGYHGDITRCLALAPVPDIIQRIYDVCRQAADAGRAAVRPGVPAEAVDRAARRVIEEAGFGAYFIHRTGHGLGLEIHEPPYIVEGNQEPLEPGMVFTVEPGIYIPDVGGVRVEDVVAVTENGADVLTTFPRDLITITP from the coding sequence ATGAGCACCCATCGCTTCCACCGTCTGCAAACCGCCATCGCCAACGCCGATTTCGACCTTGTGGCGCTGGTGCCCGGCGCCAACCTCACCTACGCCGCCAACGTCGCCGTCCATCGCAGCGAACGCCTGCACATGCTCTGCATCCCCGCCGAGGGCGAACCCGTCGTCATCGCCCCCGCGCTCGAAGCCCCCGCCTGGGACGGGCTGCCCGTGCGCGTCTTCACCTGGCGCGACGAAACAGGACCATCCGCCATCCTGCGCGATGTGGTCTCGCTCTACGGGTGGGGCAGCGCCCACTGGGCGATTGAATTCAACAACATGCGCTACGGGGAAGCCGAAGCCATTCGCCGCGCTGCCCCCAACGCCGTTTTCAGCCCCGCCGAACCCTTGCTCACCCGCCTGCGCATGTGCAAAGACGCCGACGAACTCGCCAGCCTGCGCGAAGCCATCCGCATCACCGAAACCGCACTGCAACGCGCCATCGAAGCCGTTGCCCCCGGCGTGAGCGAACGCCACATCGCCAACGTGCTCCGCATGGCGTTTTTTGAACTCGGCAGCGAAGGGCTGGCGTTCGAGCCGCTCGTCGTCGCCGGACCACGCAGCGCCCACCCACACGCCCACCCCGGCGACCGCGCCATCCAGCCCGGCGACGTTGTCATCATTGACTGCGGGGGCGTTTCCCACGGCTACCACGGCGACATCACCCGCTGCCTCGCACTCGCCCCCGTGCCCGACATCATCCAGCGCATCTACGACGTTTGCCGCCAAGCCGCCGACGCCGGGCGCGCCGCCGTGCGTCCGGGTGTGCCCGCCGAAGCCGTTGACCGCGCCGCCCGCCGCGTCATCGAAGAAGCCGGCTTCGGCGCCTACTTCATCCACCGCACCGGGCACGGCCTGGGGCTCGAAATCCACGAACCGCCCTACATCGTCGAAGGCAATCAGGAACCGCTCGAACCGGGCATGGTCTTCACCGTTGAACCGGGCATCTACATCCCGGACGTGGGGGGCGTGCGCGTCGAAGACGTGGTCGCCGTGACCGAAAACGGCGCCGACGTGCTCACCACCTTCCCCCGCGACCTCATCACCATCACGCCCTGA
- a CDS encoding SCO1664 family protein, translating into MNDDRVLALLRNGIITLEGLIPWSSNYTFLATVRNDDQELLAVYKPTRGERPLWDFPEGTLSKREVAAYLLDRALGWGLVPPTVYRDGPHGPGMVQRFIEHDPNEHYFTFREEAAPVLPYIVAFDVLANNADRKAGHILRDTEGRFWCIDHGICFHVEPKLRTVLWELAGEPIPDDILHAIEALVPRLHPQGDLAQALRPYLSAAEIAALRQRAQTLLDHKRYPLPGPGRHIPWPMV; encoded by the coding sequence ATGAACGACGACCGCGTGTTGGCGCTCTTGCGCAATGGCATCATCACCCTGGAAGGGCTCATCCCGTGGAGCTCCAACTACACCTTCCTTGCCACCGTGCGCAACGACGACCAGGAACTGCTGGCGGTCTACAAGCCAACACGCGGCGAACGCCCTTTGTGGGATTTTCCCGAAGGCACGCTCAGCAAGCGCGAGGTAGCCGCCTATCTGCTCGACAGGGCGTTGGGGTGGGGGCTTGTGCCCCCCACCGTCTACCGCGACGGACCGCACGGTCCCGGCATGGTCCAGCGCTTCATCGAACACGACCCCAACGAGCACTACTTCACCTTTCGCGAGGAAGCCGCCCCCGTCCTGCCCTACATCGTCGCCTTCGACGTGCTCGCCAACAACGCCGACCGCAAAGCCGGGCACATCCTGCGCGACACGGAAGGGCGCTTCTGGTGCATTGACCACGGCATCTGTTTTCATGTGGAACCCAAATTGCGCACGGTGCTCTGGGAGTTGGCGGGAGAACCCATCCCCGACGACATCCTGCACGCCATCGAAGCGCTTGTGCCCCGCCTGCACCCCCAGGGCGACCTCGCGCAAGCCCTGCGCCCCTACCTGAGCGCCGCAGAAATTGCCGCCCTGCGCCAACGCGCCCAAACCCTGCTCGACCACAAACGCTATCCCCTGCCCGGTCCTGGGCGACACATTCCCTGGCCTATGGTCTAG
- a CDS encoding HDIG domain-containing metalloprotein, with product MTKTRADAWELVTRYTQSDSLRKHMLAVECAMRAYARRFGEDEELWGIVGLLHDFDYEKHQTIPDHPLKGAEILRAEGWPEDIIEAILSHADETGVPRTTRLHHALYAVDELTGLITAVALVRPSKNIRDVTLKSIKKKWKDRRFAAGVNREDIEAGAAALGVPLDEHIAFVLHAMQDCAETLGLAGEEAAS from the coding sequence ATGACCAAAACACGTGCCGACGCCTGGGAACTCGTCACCCGCTACACCCAATCCGACAGTTTGCGCAAACACATGCTCGCCGTCGAATGCGCCATGCGCGCCTACGCGCGCCGCTTTGGTGAAGATGAAGAACTGTGGGGCATCGTGGGGCTGCTCCACGATTTTGACTACGAAAAACACCAAACCATCCCCGACCACCCGCTCAAAGGGGCGGAAATCTTGCGCGCCGAAGGCTGGCCTGAGGACATCATCGAAGCCATCCTCAGCCACGCCGACGAAACCGGCGTGCCCCGCACCACGCGCCTGCACCACGCCCTCTACGCCGTGGACGAACTCACCGGCCTCATCACCGCCGTGGCGCTGGTGCGCCCCAGCAAAAACATTCGCGACGTCACCCTCAAAAGCATCAAAAAGAAGTGGAAAGACCGCCGCTTTGCCGCCGGCGTCAACCGTGAAGACATCGAAGCCGGCGCCGCCGCGCTGGGCGTCCCGCTCGACGAACACATCGCCTTTGTCTTGCACGCCATGCAAGACTGCGCCGAAACCCTGGGCTTGGCAGGAGAGGAGGCCGCGTCATGA
- a CDS encoding deoxyguanosinetriphosphate triphosphohydrolase, whose product MRSREELERIEDQTLAPYAMRSSQTLGREYPDDEHPYRTAFQKDRDRIIHTTAFRRLEYKTQVFINYEGDYYRTRLTHTLEAAQIGRTIARTLGLNEDLTEAITLAHDLGHTPFGHSGEEVLNELMADHGGFNHNEQTLRIVTELEHRYPDFPGLNLTWEVREGIVKHETDYDYADASAYRPEWQPTLEAQVVNYCDEIAYSTHDLDDGLRSGILSFEQMMDSDVALWHEAYGLVNEPWSELTRHRVIRKLINLLVTDLIQQTHKNLVENNIRSVQDVREFGRPLVSMSPEMREKSRQLKRFLFKNMYRHYRVVRMSAKSQRILRDLFNAYILDPAQLPEEVQQRIGPVPLHRVVADYIAGMTDRYALQEWDRLFDPWTRP is encoded by the coding sequence ATGCGTAGCCGTGAAGAATTGGAGCGCATCGAAGATCAAACCCTGGCGCCCTACGCCATGCGCTCAAGCCAAACCCTGGGGCGCGAATACCCCGACGACGAACACCCATATCGCACCGCCTTCCAAAAAGACCGCGACCGCATCATCCACACCACCGCCTTTCGCCGTCTGGAATACAAAACGCAAGTCTTCATCAACTACGAAGGCGACTACTACCGCACACGTCTCACCCACACCCTCGAAGCCGCCCAAATCGGGCGCACCATTGCCCGCACGCTGGGGCTGAATGAAGACCTCACCGAAGCCATCACCCTCGCCCACGACCTGGGGCACACACCCTTCGGGCACTCCGGCGAAGAAGTGCTCAACGAACTCATGGCCGACCATGGCGGCTTCAACCACAACGAGCAAACCCTGCGCATCGTCACCGAACTGGAACACCGCTACCCCGATTTTCCAGGGCTCAACCTGACCTGGGAAGTGCGCGAAGGCATCGTCAAGCACGAAACCGATTACGACTACGCCGACGCCAGCGCCTACCGCCCCGAATGGCAACCCACCCTCGAAGCCCAGGTCGTCAACTACTGCGACGAAATAGCCTACTCCACCCACGACCTGGACGACGGCTTGCGGAGCGGCATCCTCTCCTTTGAGCAGATGATGGATTCCGATGTGGCGCTCTGGCACGAAGCCTACGGGCTCGTCAACGAACCGTGGAGCGAACTCACCCGCCACCGCGTCATTCGCAAACTCATCAACCTGCTCGTCACCGACCTGATTCAGCAGACCCACAAGAACCTGGTGGAAAACAACATCCGCTCCGTGCAGGACGTGCGCGAATTTGGGCGTCCGCTGGTGAGCATGTCGCCCGAAATGCGCGAAAAAAGCCGCCAGCTCAAGCGCTTCCTCTTCAAAAACATGTACCGCCACTACCGTGTGGTGCGCATGTCCGCCAAATCCCAGCGCATTCTGCGCGACCTGTTCAACGCCTACATCCTGGACCCGGCGCAACTCCCCGAAGAAGTCCAGCAACGCATCGGGCCTGTGCCGCTCCACCGCGTCGTCGCCGACTACATCGCCGGCATGACCGACCGCTACGCCCTGCAAGAGTGGGATCGCCTGTTCGACCCCTGGACGCGCCCCTAA
- a CDS encoding MBL fold metallo-hydrolase: MHKVADRVYYKPAFKNINLGLVETDEGVVLVDTPMLPTQAIAWREEAERHGPIQFVLLTDHLVEHIMGALFMPGSLITHHSTMDKIRMTPKAKEHLRKRITKYDPQAADLLPENFNLPKPNLMLYDRFTAYLGERELEFLHLPGHSPNNAGLYVSDVRVLFAGHVVTNGYRPHLGLCDLSTWITTLQAIRVMEVDIIVPGQGAPMTPDELEPLIQYLEVTRERIQTMVDEGRTRDEVVSKMMGYFDEWPTDPEWRDEERNLYRQGIRRIYDRLVGRTK; encoded by the coding sequence ATGCACAAAGTCGCCGATCGCGTCTACTACAAACCGGCATTCAAGAACATCAACCTTGGTCTGGTTGAAACCGATGAGGGCGTCGTCCTGGTAGATACGCCCATGCTCCCCACACAAGCCATCGCCTGGCGTGAAGAAGCCGAGCGCCACGGTCCCATCCAATTCGTCCTGCTCACCGACCACCTCGTCGAACACATCATGGGCGCGCTCTTCATGCCGGGTTCACTCATCACCCACCACTCCACCATGGACAAAATCCGCATGACACCCAAAGCCAAAGAACACCTGCGCAAACGCATCACCAAATACGACCCACAAGCCGCCGACCTGCTCCCCGAAAACTTCAACCTGCCCAAACCCAACCTCATGCTCTACGACCGCTTCACCGCCTACCTTGGGGAGCGCGAACTCGAATTCCTGCACCTGCCGGGGCATTCCCCCAACAACGCCGGGCTCTACGTCTCGGACGTGCGCGTGCTCTTCGCCGGCCACGTCGTCACCAACGGGTATCGCCCACACCTCGGCTTGTGCGACCTCTCCACCTGGATTACCACCCTGCAAGCCATTCGCGTCATGGAAGTGGACATCATTGTGCCGGGGCAAGGCGCACCCATGACGCCCGACGAACTTGAACCGCTCATCCAGTATCTCGAAGTGACGCGCGAACGCATCCAAACCATGGTGGACGAAGGGCGTACCCGCGATGAAGTCGTCTCGAAGATGATGGGCTACTTCGACGAATGGCCTACCGACCCCGAATGGCGCGACGAAGAGCGCAACCTCTACCGCCAGGGCATTCGCCGCATCTACGACCGCCTGGTGGGGCGCACAAAATAA
- a CDS encoding DUF3090 domain-containing protein — protein sequence MGEVYELGPVEHITVGTVGEPGQRVFFLQGSDSGQTISLIIEKEQAQALANAIEQLLEELEEERELPPAIADDIPQEALTLRQPVNALFRVAQMGLGYDPERDLVVIAAQELTFDDTEEPSLVRFWATRTQLAALARHARAVVAAGRPICPLCGRPIDPEGHFCPRSNGHAHD from the coding sequence ATGGGTGAAGTGTACGAACTCGGACCCGTTGAGCATATCACGGTCGGCACTGTCGGGGAGCCCGGACAGCGGGTTTTCTTTCTGCAAGGCAGCGACAGCGGCCAAACAATTTCGCTGATTATCGAAAAAGAGCAGGCGCAGGCGCTCGCCAACGCCATCGAGCAATTGCTGGAAGAATTGGAAGAAGAACGCGAACTCCCGCCCGCCATCGCCGACGACATTCCGCAAGAGGCGCTGACCCTGCGCCAGCCGGTGAACGCCCTCTTCCGCGTGGCGCAAATGGGCTTGGGCTACGACCCCGAGCGCGATTTGGTGGTCATCGCCGCGCAAGAACTCACTTTCGACGATACGGAAGAGCCGTCGCTGGTGCGCTTTTGGGCGACGCGCACACAGTTAGCCGCACTCGCCCGCCACGCCCGCGCGGTGGTGGCGGCGGGGCGTCCCATCTGCCCACTCTGTGGGCGTCCCATTGACCCCGAAGGGCACTTTTGCCCACGCAGCAACGGCCACGCACACGATTGA
- a CDS encoding DUF4200 domain-containing protein, whose product MPPFTEPNDDLHLLQRYAPILRFTKGELFFPMDAARYVEQCSLWLKPPGALPTRLVSKGQLTLDTLGVPREAPQGSRFFLQFVEPKPITTLARERLARTLRPDAERFVPGHGRLTTVGYTARLVDAFFSLSLLLRGRVPGDAAEAARDQYRAILAADERYCYYGRVIEQGDWKILQYWYFYAYNNWRSGFFGANDHEADWEMVAIYLARDSNDAWHPEWIAITMHDAHGDDLRRRWDDPTVEKNGTHPVLYVAAGSHAFYFQKGEYLSQIEIPILRPLANLLATLRRLTRERLLAYGVPLGDAADTPFSLLRLPFIDYARGDGKTIGVMGDAPWEPPTLIDDQTPWVRHYHGLWGLYVQDPFAGENAPAGPMHNRDGTIRLSWHAPLAWAGLNKVVPRATLPDAVQARRAEIQQEQNRLRQRTAELEAALRDLEIERAATQRQPHLADRYQHVLAEIERLTAEIQTINARIAQNEQTLDALGLYAAALQHHPHTPPDSHLHHPPQPLTPQDIRLARIAEIWATISASLILLISVSLAFIPPSWWAPAILLAMLIFILIESLFRRRLTRTLTALSLGLAAVAVGVLVLEFLRFIIIFIMIALSVYILRQNIRERFGV is encoded by the coding sequence ATGCCGCCCTTCACCGAACCGAACGACGACCTGCACCTGCTGCAACGCTACGCCCCTATCCTGCGCTTCACCAAGGGCGAACTCTTCTTTCCCATGGACGCCGCCCGCTACGTCGAACAGTGTAGCCTCTGGCTGAAACCGCCCGGCGCACTGCCCACCCGCCTTGTGTCCAAAGGCCAACTCACCCTCGACACCCTCGGCGTCCCGCGGGAAGCGCCGCAAGGCAGCCGCTTCTTTCTGCAATTCGTCGAACCCAAACCCATCACCACCCTCGCCCGCGAACGCCTTGCCCGCACCCTGCGCCCCGACGCCGAACGCTTCGTCCCCGGTCATGGTCGCCTCACCACCGTCGGCTACACCGCCCGCCTGGTGGACGCCTTCTTCTCGCTCTCGCTCCTCTTGCGTGGGCGCGTCCCCGGCGACGCCGCCGAAGCCGCCCGCGACCAATACCGCGCCATCCTCGCCGCCGATGAACGCTACTGCTACTACGGGCGCGTCATCGAACAGGGCGACTGGAAAATCCTGCAATACTGGTACTTCTACGCCTACAACAACTGGCGCTCCGGCTTCTTTGGCGCCAACGACCACGAAGCCGACTGGGAAATGGTCGCCATCTACCTCGCCCGCGACAGCAACGACGCCTGGCATCCCGAATGGATTGCCATTACCATGCACGACGCCCACGGCGACGACCTGCGCCGCCGCTGGGACGACCCCACCGTCGAAAAAAACGGCACGCACCCCGTGCTCTACGTCGCCGCCGGCTCACACGCCTTCTACTTCCAGAAAGGCGAATACCTCTCGCAAATCGAAATTCCCATCCTGCGCCCACTCGCCAACCTGCTCGCAACCCTGCGCCGCCTCACCCGCGAACGCCTGCTCGCCTACGGCGTTCCCCTGGGCGACGCCGCCGACACCCCATTCAGCCTGCTGCGCCTGCCCTTCATCGACTACGCCCGCGGCGACGGCAAAACCATCGGCGTCATGGGAGACGCCCCCTGGGAGCCCCCCACCCTCATTGACGACCAAACGCCCTGGGTGCGCCACTACCACGGGCTGTGGGGGCTCTACGTGCAAGACCCCTTCGCCGGCGAAAACGCGCCCGCCGGCCCCATGCACAACCGCGACGGCACCATCCGCCTCTCATGGCACGCCCCCCTCGCCTGGGCGGGGCTCAACAAAGTCGTGCCGCGCGCCACCCTGCCCGACGCCGTTCAAGCCCGCCGCGCCGAAATCCAGCAAGAACAAAACCGCCTGCGCCAGCGCACCGCCGAACTCGAAGCCGCCCTGCGCGACCTCGAAATCGAACGCGCCGCCACCCAGCGCCAACCCCACCTCGCCGACCGCTACCAGCACGTGCTCGCCGAAATCGAACGGCTCACCGCCGAAATCCAGACCATCAACGCCCGCATCGCCCAAAACGAACAAACCCTCGACGCCCTGGGGCTCTACGCCGCCGCCCTGCAACACCACCCCCACACACCGCCCGACAGCCACCTGCACCACCCGCCCCAGCCCCTCACCCCGCAAGACATCCGCCTGGCGCGCATCGCCGAAATCTGGGCAACCATCAGCGCCTCGCTCATCCTGCTCATCAGCGTCTCGCTCGCCTTCATCCCGCCCAGTTGGTGGGCGCCCGCCATCCTGCTCGCCATGCTCATCTTCATCCTCATCGAAAGCCTCTTCCGCCGACGGCTCACCCGCACCCTCACCGCCCTCAGCCTGGGGCTTGCCGCCGTCGCCGTTGGCGTGCTCGTGCTCGAATTCCTGCGCTTCATCATCATCTTCATCATGATTGCCCTGAGCGTCTACATCCTGCGGCAGAACATCCGCGAACGGTTCGGAGTCTAA